A region of Streptomyces sp. NBC_01788 DNA encodes the following proteins:
- the whiG gene encoding RNA polymerase sigma factor WhiG: MPQHTSGPDRAAIPPAARDGGSVRPPAPSTLEELWRSYKATGDDRLREQLILHYSPLVKYVAGRVSVGLPPNVEQADFVSSGVFGLIDAIEKFDIEREIKFETYAITRIRGAMIDELRALDWIPRSVRQKARNVERAYATLEARLRRTPTEVEVAAEMGIAVDELHAVFSQLSLANVVALEELLHVGGEGGDRLSLMDTLEDTAADNPVEVAEDRELRTFLARAINTLPEREKTVVMLYYYEGLTLAEIGHVLGVTESRVSQIHTKSVLQLRAKLASFGR, encoded by the coding sequence ATGCCCCAGCACACCTCCGGGCCCGACCGGGCGGCGATCCCCCCAGCCGCCCGTGACGGTGGCAGCGTGCGGCCGCCCGCTCCTTCGACGCTCGAGGAGCTGTGGCGGTCGTACAAGGCGACGGGGGACGACCGGTTGCGGGAGCAGCTGATCCTGCACTACTCGCCGCTGGTGAAGTACGTGGCGGGCCGGGTGAGCGTCGGCCTGCCGCCCAATGTGGAGCAGGCCGATTTCGTCTCCTCAGGGGTCTTCGGGCTCATCGACGCGATCGAGAAGTTCGACATCGAGCGGGAGATCAAGTTCGAGACCTACGCGATCACCCGGATCCGGGGCGCGATGATCGACGAGCTGCGGGCGCTGGACTGGATCCCCCGCTCGGTACGGCAGAAGGCGCGGAACGTGGAGCGGGCGTACGCGACCCTGGAGGCCCGGCTGCGACGTACCCCGACGGAGGTCGAGGTGGCCGCCGAGATGGGCATCGCGGTCGACGAACTGCATGCTGTTTTCAGCCAGTTGTCGCTGGCCAACGTGGTGGCTCTGGAGGAGCTGCTGCATGTGGGCGGCGAGGGCGGCGACCGGCTGAGCCTGATGGACACGCTGGAGGACACCGCCGCCGACAATCCGGTGGAGGTGGCCGAGGACCGGGAGCTGCGGACGTTCCTGGCCCGGGCGATCAACACGCTGCCCGAGCGGGAGAAGACCGTCGTGATGCTCTACTACTACGAGGGACTCACGCTCGCCGAGATCGGCCATGTGCTCGGTGTGACCGAGAGCCGGGTCAGCCAGATCCATACTAAATCGGTGCTCCAGCTGCGGGCGAAGCTGGCGAGCTTCGGCCGCTGA
- the tsf gene encoding translation elongation factor Ts: protein MANYTAADVKKLRELSGAGMMDCKKALDEAEGNVEKAVEALRIKGQKGVAKREGRSAENGAVVSIIADDNSSGVLVELKCETDFVAKSEKFQAVAREIAEHVAKSSPADLDALLASEIEAGKTVQAFVDEANANLGEKIVLDRFAQFSDGFVTAYMHRTMPDLPPQIGVLVELDKQTDESAAVAKGIAQHIAAFAPKYLAKEDVPADIVESERRVAEETTRAEGKPEAAIAKIVEGRLNGFFKDATLLGQPYALDNKKSVQKVLDEAGVTLKRFTRIKVGI from the coding sequence ATGGCGAACTACACCGCCGCCGACGTCAAGAAGCTCCGTGAGCTCTCCGGCGCCGGCATGATGGACTGCAAGAAGGCGCTGGACGAGGCCGAGGGCAACGTCGAGAAGGCTGTCGAGGCGCTCCGTATCAAGGGCCAGAAGGGCGTCGCCAAGCGCGAGGGCCGCTCCGCCGAGAACGGCGCCGTGGTCTCGATCATCGCCGACGACAACTCCTCCGGTGTCCTCGTCGAGCTGAAGTGCGAGACGGACTTCGTCGCCAAGAGCGAGAAGTTCCAGGCCGTCGCCCGCGAGATCGCCGAGCACGTCGCCAAGTCCTCCCCGGCCGACCTCGACGCGCTGCTCGCCTCCGAGATCGAGGCCGGCAAGACCGTCCAGGCGTTCGTGGACGAGGCCAACGCCAACCTCGGTGAGAAGATCGTCCTGGACCGCTTCGCGCAGTTCTCCGACGGCTTCGTGACCGCGTACATGCACCGCACGATGCCCGACCTGCCCCCGCAGATCGGTGTCCTCGTCGAGCTCGACAAGCAGACCGATGAGAGCGCCGCGGTCGCCAAGGGCATCGCCCAGCACATCGCCGCCTTCGCGCCGAAGTACCTCGCCAAGGAGGACGTGCCGGCCGACATCGTCGAGTCCGAGCGCCGTGTCGCCGAGGAGACCACCCGCGCCGAGGGCAAGCCCGAGGCCGCGATCGCCAAGATCGTCGAGGGTCGTCTGAACGGCTTCTTCAAGGACGCGACGCTGCTCGGCCAGCCCTACGCCCTGGACAACAAGAAGTCGGTCCAGAAGGTTCTGGACGAGGCCGGTGTCACCCTGAAGCGCTTCACGCGCATCAAGGTCGGCATCTGA
- the rpsB gene encoding 30S ribosomal protein S2 — MAVVTMRELLESGVHFGHQTRRWNPKMKRFIFTERNGIYIIDLLQSLSYIDRAYEFVKETVAHGGTVMFVGTKKQAQEAIAEQATRVGMPYVNQRWLGGMLTNFSTVYKRLQRLKELEQIDFEDVAASGLTKKELLVLSREKAKLEKTLGGIREMQKVPSAVWIVDTKKEHIAVGEARKLNIPVVAILDTNCDPDEVDYKIPGNDDAIRSVTLLTRVIADAVAEGLIARSGVATEGKGEKAAGEPLAEWERNLLEGEKKAEEAPAVEAPAEEAPAAEAPAEEAPEAPATEAPAAEGEQA, encoded by the coding sequence ATGGCCGTCGTCACGATGCGGGAGCTGCTGGAGAGCGGCGTCCACTTCGGTCACCAGACCCGTCGCTGGAACCCGAAGATGAAGCGCTTCATCTTCACCGAGCGCAACGGCATCTACATCATCGACCTGCTCCAGTCGCTGTCGTACATCGACCGCGCCTACGAGTTCGTCAAGGAGACCGTCGCCCACGGCGGCACGGTCATGTTCGTCGGTACGAAGAAGCAGGCGCAGGAGGCCATCGCCGAGCAGGCCACCCGCGTCGGCATGCCCTACGTCAACCAGCGCTGGCTGGGCGGCATGCTCACCAACTTCTCGACCGTCTACAAGCGCCTGCAGCGCCTGAAGGAGCTCGAGCAGATCGACTTCGAGGACGTCGCGGCCTCCGGTCTGACCAAGAAGGAGCTCCTGGTCCTCTCCCGCGAGAAGGCCAAGCTGGAGAAGACCCTCGGCGGTATCCGCGAGATGCAGAAGGTGCCCAGCGCCGTCTGGATCGTGGACACCAAGAAGGAGCACATCGCGGTCGGCGAGGCCCGGAAGCTCAACATCCCGGTCGTCGCCATCCTCGACACCAACTGTGACCCCGACGAGGTCGACTACAAGATCCCGGGCAACGACGACGCGATCCGCTCCGTCACCCTGCTCACCCGTGTGATCGCCGACGCGGTCGCCGAGGGCCTCATCGCCCGCTCCGGTGTCGCCACCGAGGGCAAGGGCGAGAAGGCCGCGGGCGAGCCGCTCGCCGAGTGGGAGCGCAACCTGCTCGAGGGCGAGAAGAAGGCCGAGGAGGCCCCGGCTGTGGAGGCCCCCGCCGAGGAGGCCCCGGCTGCGGAGGCCCCCGCCGAGGAGGCCCCGGAGGCTCCGGCCACCGAGGCTCCGGCCGCCGAGGGCGAGCAGGCCTGA
- the lepB gene encoding signal peptidase I, translating into MGGESATRTAPRSGGTGRNPMGGRAGQRLSGLAVAVGLALFLAGFAWAAVVYSPYTVPTSSMAPTIGMGDRVLAQRVDGGQVHRGDVVVFHDKNWVQNSAVIKRVVAVGGDTVSCCEKGRLTVNGKQIDEPYLKGAVAEAGGFPTVKVPQGRLFLLGDERHGSLDSTAHLTDAAAGTVSRDAVDARVDAVVWPVKGLLERPTGFQALGVLSQPGPLRAITTMIVAGAVLVLAGGAYGPIAARLGGLRARTRTEPAGAR; encoded by the coding sequence ATGGGTGGTGAGAGCGCGACGCGTACGGCCCCGCGCAGCGGCGGCACAGGCAGGAACCCGATGGGCGGCAGGGCCGGACAGCGGCTGTCCGGTCTGGCGGTGGCCGTGGGGCTGGCGCTGTTCCTCGCGGGATTCGCGTGGGCGGCGGTGGTCTACAGCCCGTACACCGTGCCCACCAGTTCGATGGCGCCCACGATCGGCATGGGCGACCGGGTGCTGGCCCAGCGGGTCGACGGCGGCCAGGTGCACCGCGGTGACGTGGTCGTCTTCCACGACAAGAACTGGGTGCAGAACTCCGCCGTGATCAAACGCGTGGTCGCCGTCGGCGGCGACACCGTCTCCTGCTGCGAGAAGGGCAGGCTGACCGTCAACGGCAAGCAGATCGACGAGCCGTACCTGAAGGGCGCCGTCGCCGAGGCCGGCGGCTTCCCGACCGTGAAGGTGCCCCAGGGCCGGCTGTTCCTGCTCGGAGACGAACGCCACGGCTCCCTGGACTCCACCGCCCACCTCACCGACGCGGCCGCGGGCACCGTCTCGCGCGACGCCGTGGACGCCCGGGTCGACGCCGTCGTCTGGCCCGTGAAGGGCCTGCTGGAGCGCCCCACCGGCTTCCAGGCGCTCGGTGTCCTCTCCCAGCCGGGCCCGCTGCGTGCGATCACCACGATGATCGTGGCGGGTGCCGTCCTGGTCCTCGCCGGGGGCGCCTACGGGCCGATCGCGGCGCGGCTCGGCGGCTTGCGCGCCCGCACCCGGACGGAGCCGGCCGGTGCTCGCTGA
- a CDS encoding TetR/AcrR family transcriptional regulator translates to MAEHRSMQRAALLDAARTLLSEGGTEALTFPALAERTGLARSSVYEYFRSRAAVVEELCEADFPVWAAEVEAAMASVDGPPAKVEAYVRKQLELVGDRRHRAVVAISASELDAGAREKIRAAHGGLVAIIVEALGELGHEQPRLAAMLLQGVVDAAVRRIELGAAEDPASIAEAAVAMALHGVCG, encoded by the coding sequence GTGGCCGAGCACCGGTCGATGCAGCGAGCCGCCCTGCTGGACGCGGCGCGGACTCTGCTGTCCGAGGGCGGGACGGAGGCGCTGACCTTCCCGGCCCTTGCGGAGCGGACGGGGCTCGCGCGGTCGTCGGTGTACGAGTATTTCCGGTCGCGGGCCGCCGTGGTCGAGGAGCTGTGCGAGGCCGACTTCCCGGTGTGGGCCGCGGAGGTCGAGGCCGCGATGGCCTCCGTCGACGGGCCCCCGGCCAAGGTCGAGGCGTATGTGCGCAAGCAGCTGGAGCTGGTCGGGGACCGGCGGCACCGGGCCGTCGTGGCGATCTCGGCGAGCGAGCTGGACGCGGGTGCCCGGGAGAAGATCCGGGCCGCCCACGGCGGGCTCGTCGCCATCATCGTGGAGGCGCTCGGCGAGCTGGGCCACGAACAGCCGCGGTTGGCGGCGATGCTGCTTCAGGGCGTGGTGGACGCGGCGGTACGGCGCATCGAGCTGGGTGCTGCGGAGGATCCGGCGTCCATCGCGGAGGCCGCCGTCGCCATGGCCCTGCACGGCGTCTGCGGCTGA
- a CDS encoding DUF2469 domain-containing protein has protein sequence MSAEDLEKYETEMELKLYREYRDVVGLFKFVIETERRFYLTNDYEMQVHSVQGEVFFEVSMADAWVWDMYRPARFVKQVRVLTFKDVNIEELNKSDLELPGG, from the coding sequence ATGAGCGCCGAGGACCTCGAGAAGTACGAGACCGAGATGGAGCTCAAGCTCTACCGGGAGTACCGCGATGTCGTCGGTCTGTTCAAATTCGTGATCGAGACCGAGCGGCGCTTCTACCTCACCAACGACTACGAGATGCAGGTCCACTCGGTGCAGGGTGAGGTGTTCTTCGAGGTGTCGATGGCCGACGCCTGGGTGTGGGACATGTACCGGCCGGCCCGGTTCGTGAAGCAGGTACGCGTCCTCACGTTCAAGGACGTGAACATCGAGGAGCTGAACAAGAGCGATCTGGAGCTGCCGGGCGGGTGA
- the lepB gene encoding signal peptidase I, with amino-acid sequence MDTEAQQTERDRSSRPCDGEPGTTPGTRGPEERSRFALISRITEWLPGGRITLTALSCLVLLLLLNTFVIQPFEIPSGSMEPGLRIGDRVAVNKLAYRFGAVPRRGDVVVFDGTGYFGDGDYIKRVVGVGGDHVVCCDKEGRIQVNGRSADESAFLYPGDSPSTVPFDVVVPEGTLFVLGDHRGDSSDSRDHLGSPGGGMIPVGEVIGRADWIVWPFGHRTHLHRPDAYARVPAAGHADGTHG; translated from the coding sequence ATGGACACCGAAGCACAGCAGACGGAGCGCGACCGCTCCTCCCGCCCTTGTGATGGCGAACCCGGGACGACCCCGGGGACGCGGGGGCCGGAGGAACGGTCGCGTTTCGCGTTGATCTCGCGGATCACCGAGTGGCTCCCAGGCGGGAGGATCACCCTGACCGCGCTGAGCTGCCTGGTCCTCCTGCTGCTCCTCAACACGTTCGTGATCCAGCCGTTCGAGATTCCGAGCGGATCCATGGAGCCGGGATTGAGGATCGGGGACCGCGTTGCCGTAAACAAGTTGGCGTACCGTTTTGGAGCCGTGCCGCGGCGCGGCGATGTCGTCGTGTTCGACGGCACCGGGTACTTCGGGGACGGCGACTACATCAAACGCGTTGTGGGTGTGGGCGGAGACCATGTGGTCTGCTGTGACAAGGAGGGCAGAATCCAGGTGAACGGCCGGTCGGCCGACGAGTCGGCGTTCCTCTATCCCGGTGACAGCCCGTCCACCGTGCCCTTCGACGTGGTCGTGCCCGAGGGCACCCTGTTCGTCCTCGGTGACCACCGCGGCGACTCCAGCGACTCCCGCGACCATCTGGGCTCGCCGGGCGGCGGCATGATCCCGGTCGGCGAAGTGATCGGCCGGGCCGACTGGATCGTCTGGCCCTTCGGCCACCGGACCCACCTGCACCGCCCGGACGCGTACGCGCGCGTGCCGGCGGCCGGCCACGCGGACGGCACCCATGGGTAG
- the lepB gene encoding signal peptidase I, with the protein MGSRGRPRGVSAAAADNLLPTGARRAAGPAGGRSRAERRKLQRKVKRRRRRSAVREIPLLVGVAVLIALVLKTFLVQAFVIPSGSMEQTIQIGDRVLVDKFTPWFGAKPQRGDVVVFHDPGGWLAGEQTAHQDDPVGVKQVKQGLTFIGLLPSDDEKDLIKRVVGVGGDHVKCCDTQGRMTVNGVPLNEGAYLHPGNAPSNTQFDITVPRGRLWVMGDHRDNSADSRAHQDTPYGGTVAETSVVGRAMVIGWPVGHWTMLKEPKTFSSVSDAAAGSTAAPRLSHRVAPDDPNGSVRLPSPAELPLVMGVVGLRRAWGRRWHGVRSWRGGCGGRRTVRTRRRGAPRTPRRSGGPRRARRRGLRE; encoded by the coding sequence ATGGGTAGCCGCGGCAGACCGCGCGGCGTCTCCGCCGCAGCCGCCGACAACCTCCTGCCCACCGGGGCACGGCGTGCCGCCGGCCCGGCCGGCGGCCGCAGCCGCGCGGAGCGGCGCAAGCTGCAACGCAAGGTCAAGCGGCGGCGCAGGCGCTCCGCGGTCCGGGAGATACCGCTCCTGGTCGGCGTCGCCGTGCTCATAGCCCTGGTGCTGAAGACCTTCCTCGTACAGGCCTTCGTGATCCCGTCCGGCTCCATGGAGCAGACGATCCAGATCGGCGACCGGGTCCTGGTCGACAAGTTCACCCCGTGGTTCGGTGCCAAGCCACAGCGCGGGGACGTCGTCGTCTTCCACGACCCGGGCGGCTGGCTGGCCGGGGAGCAGACCGCCCACCAGGACGACCCCGTCGGCGTCAAGCAGGTCAAGCAGGGCCTGACCTTCATCGGCCTGCTGCCCTCCGACGACGAGAAGGACCTCATCAAGCGGGTCGTCGGCGTCGGCGGTGACCACGTCAAGTGCTGCGACACCCAGGGCAGGATGACCGTCAACGGCGTTCCCCTGAACGAGGGGGCTTACCTCCATCCGGGCAACGCACCCTCCAACACCCAGTTCGACATCACCGTCCCCCGGGGCCGGCTGTGGGTGATGGGCGACCACCGGGACAACTCCGCCGACTCGCGGGCCCACCAGGACACCCCGTACGGTGGCACCGTCGCGGAGACGTCCGTGGTGGGGCGGGCCATGGTCATCGGCTGGCCCGTCGGCCACTGGACCATGCTGAAGGAGCCGAAAACCTTCTCCTCCGTGTCCGACGCGGCGGCGGGGTCGACCGCAGCTCCCCGGCTGTCGCATAGGGTTGCCCCGGACGATCCGAACGGATCGGTTCGACTCCCGAGCCCTGCGGAACTCCCGCTCGTTATGGGAGTGGTGGGCCTGCGCCGCGCATGGGGCAGGCGGTGGCACGGAGTGAGGAGTTGGCGTGGGGGATGTGGCGGTCGGCGCACGGTCCGGACACGACGGCGAGGAGCACCGCGGACACCCCGAAGGAGCGGCGGACCCCGCCGCGCGCGGCGCCGTGGCCTCCGGGAGTGA
- a CDS encoding YraN family protein has translation MNARSALGRYGEGLAARRLTQTGMTVLERNWRCGRTGEIDIVARDGDVLVVCEVKTRREGPFEHPMAAVTPGKAERLRGLAERWIQSHGGAPPGGVRIDLVGVLLPRRGAPLVEHVRGAA, from the coding sequence ATGAACGCACGAAGCGCGCTCGGCAGGTACGGAGAGGGCCTGGCGGCCCGCCGGCTGACGCAGACCGGCATGACGGTCCTGGAGCGCAACTGGCGCTGCGGCAGGACCGGTGAGATCGACATCGTGGCCCGGGACGGCGACGTCCTGGTCGTCTGCGAGGTGAAGACCCGCCGGGAGGGGCCCTTCGAGCATCCGATGGCCGCGGTCACACCGGGGAAGGCCGAGCGGCTGCGCGGCCTCGCGGAACGCTGGATCCAGTCCCACGGAGGGGCGCCGCCGGGAGGCGTCCGCATCGACCTGGTCGGCGTCCTGCTGCCCCGGCGCGGCGCCCCCTTGGTCGAGCACGTACGGGGGGCCGCCTGA
- a CDS encoding murein hydrolase activator EnvC family protein produces MPAVGRVWPVGVRPGVLRGWDPPATVYGPGHRGVDLSAPPGAQVRAVAAGRVFFAGPVAGRGVVSIELSGTGEPPLRTTYEPVRASVKQGDEVTAGAVVGTVEATGRHCEGPCIHWGLLRGKTYLNPLLLLPPWLLNGPTRLLPVLGVPLP; encoded by the coding sequence GTGCCCGCCGTGGGTCGGGTGTGGCCCGTGGGGGTGCGGCCCGGGGTGTTGCGCGGCTGGGATCCACCGGCGACGGTCTACGGGCCAGGGCACCGGGGCGTGGACCTGAGCGCGCCGCCGGGTGCCCAGGTCCGGGCGGTGGCGGCGGGGCGGGTGTTCTTCGCGGGCCCGGTGGCCGGCAGGGGCGTGGTGTCGATCGAGCTGTCCGGCACCGGCGAACCACCGCTTCGGACGACGTACGAGCCGGTGAGGGCGTCGGTGAAACAGGGCGACGAGGTGACGGCGGGGGCGGTCGTCGGCACGGTCGAGGCTACGGGCCGGCATTGCGAAGGCCCGTGCATCCACTGGGGCCTACTGCGCGGCAAGACCTACCTGAACCCTCTCCTCCTGCTCCCCCCATGGCTCCTGAACGGACCAACGAGACTGCTCCCGGTCCTGGGAGTGCCACTGCCCTGA
- the dprA gene encoding DNA-processing protein DprA produces MSTVPPPDGELLARVFLSRVLEPGDTVGGRWLREFGAVEVARRLRDGGPRPAGVSDKRWAGLCARAAGADPGRDLAAAREAGVRFVRPGDTEWPAQLDDLGDARPTGLWVRGRPSLRIWALRSVALVGARACTQYGAHMAAALAAGLAEHGWVVVSGGAYGVDGAAHRGALAAGGATVAVLACGVDRPYPRGHTELISRIAQQGLVIGELPPGDHPTPSRFIVRNRVIAALTRGTVVVEAAHRSGSLVTARAALRLGRHTMGVPGPATSALSAGVHELLRDGAVLVTDAAEVVELVGDMGELAPDRRGPVLPRDLLEPDARQVLAALPARGGATPDEIARAARTTMDDAIAKLYELRSLGYVERHGDGWKLTRQALISAREGRERC; encoded by the coding sequence GTGAGCACCGTCCCGCCCCCCGACGGCGAGCTGCTCGCCCGGGTCTTCCTCAGCCGGGTCCTGGAACCCGGGGACACGGTCGGCGGGCGGTGGCTGCGGGAGTTCGGGGCGGTGGAGGTGGCCCGGCGGCTGCGCGACGGCGGCCCGCGGCCCGCCGGGGTGTCGGACAAGCGGTGGGCGGGACTGTGCGCCCGGGCGGCAGGGGCCGATCCCGGACGGGACCTCGCCGCGGCGCGGGAGGCCGGGGTGCGGTTCGTGCGCCCCGGGGACACCGAGTGGCCCGCGCAGCTCGACGACCTCGGCGACGCGCGGCCCACGGGACTGTGGGTGCGCGGCCGGCCCAGCCTGCGGATATGGGCGCTGCGCTCGGTCGCGCTCGTCGGCGCCCGGGCCTGCACCCAGTACGGCGCCCACATGGCCGCGGCCCTCGCCGCCGGCCTCGCGGAGCACGGCTGGGTCGTGGTCTCCGGCGGCGCCTACGGAGTCGACGGCGCCGCCCACCGGGGCGCGCTCGCCGCGGGCGGTGCCACCGTCGCGGTACTGGCCTGCGGCGTCGACCGGCCCTATCCGCGCGGGCACACCGAGTTGATCAGCAGGATCGCGCAGCAGGGACTGGTGATCGGCGAGTTGCCACCCGGTGACCACCCGACGCCGAGCCGGTTCATCGTCCGCAACCGGGTGATCGCGGCGCTCACCCGGGGCACCGTGGTCGTGGAGGCCGCACACCGCAGCGGATCACTGGTCACCGCACGGGCGGCGTTGCGGCTGGGACGGCACACCATGGGGGTGCCCGGCCCGGCCACCAGCGCGCTCTCCGCCGGTGTCCACGAACTCCTGCGCGACGGTGCGGTGCTGGTCACCGACGCCGCGGAAGTCGTCGAACTCGTCGGCGACATGGGGGAACTCGCTCCGGACCGGCGCGGTCCCGTACTCCCGCGCGACCTGCTGGAACCGGACGCCCGGCAGGTTCTGGCCGCGTTGCCGGCGCGCGGCGGGGCGACGCCGGACGAGATCGCCCGAGCTGCCCGGACGACCATGGACGACGCGATTGCGAAACTGTACGAACTCCGGTCGCTGGGTTACGTCGAACGACACGGCGATGGATGGAAGTTGACACGCCAGGCGCTGATCTCGGCCCGGGAGGGCCGCGAGCGGTGCTGA
- a CDS encoding NUDIX hydrolase: MLAEDAGGAGNADGRPGGLRKVARVVLLDPENRILLLHGHEPDDPADDWWFTPGGGLEGAETREEAALRELAEETGITEVELGPVLWRRTCSFPFAGRRWNQDEWYYLARTDRTAVEATALTELERRSVAGARWWTCQELIRAHETVYPTRLAELLRTLLDEGPPAGPVTLDTEIV; this comes from the coding sequence GTGCTCGCTGAGGACGCCGGGGGCGCCGGGAACGCGGACGGCCGGCCCGGAGGGCTGCGCAAGGTCGCACGGGTGGTCCTGCTCGACCCCGAGAACCGCATCCTGCTGCTGCACGGCCACGAACCGGACGACCCGGCCGACGACTGGTGGTTCACCCCGGGCGGCGGCCTGGAGGGCGCCGAGACGCGCGAGGAGGCCGCCCTGCGGGAACTCGCCGAGGAGACCGGCATCACCGAGGTCGAACTCGGCCCGGTGCTGTGGCGCCGGACGTGCTCGTTCCCGTTCGCGGGCCGACGCTGGAACCAGGACGAGTGGTACTACCTGGCCCGTACGGACCGGACGGCGGTCGAGGCCACGGCCCTGACGGAGCTGGAGCGGCGCAGCGTCGCCGGAGCGCGCTGGTGGACGTGTCAGGAACTGATCCGGGCACATGAGACGGTGTATCCGACCAGACTCGCCGAGCTGCTGCGCACACTGCTCGACGAAGGTCCCCCGGCCGGGCCCGTGACCCTCGACACCGAAATCGTCTAG
- a CDS encoding YifB family Mg chelatase-like AAA ATPase — MGFARTCSVALVGVEGVVVEVQADLEPGVAAFTLVGLPDKSLTESRDRVRAAVVNSGGEWPQKKLTVGLSPASVPKAGSGFDLAVACAVLGAAERIDPRVLADIVMIGELGLDGRVRPVRGILPAVLAAADSGYEQMVVPECAAAEAALVPGVSVLGVRSLRQLIAVLTDEPVPEEDPDEQGRPDPLLAGLRLPGTGAAAGMHSVGAAQQDQGHDLADVVGQVSARTAVEVAAAGAHHLFLEGPPGAGKTMLAERLPALLPRLAREESLEVTAIHSVAGLLPPGRPLIDLAPYCAPHHSATMQALVGGGPGVARPGAVSLAHRGVLFLDETPEFSSHALDALRQPLEAGHVVIARSAGVVRYPAKFLMVLAANPCPCGRFSLRDTLCECPPSAVRRYQARLSGPLLDRVDLRVEVDPVTRSELTRREAGGEATAAVADRVRAARERAAARLADTPWRTNSEVPGRELRSRWQAAAGAMDEAERGLERGVLTVRGLDRVLRVAWTVADLAGHDRPGASDVALALQLRTGVPRGVPMAIGAPT, encoded by the coding sequence ATGGGCTTCGCGCGTACATGCTCCGTGGCCCTCGTCGGTGTCGAGGGCGTGGTCGTCGAGGTCCAGGCCGACCTGGAACCGGGCGTCGCCGCCTTCACCCTGGTGGGCCTGCCGGACAAGAGCCTGACCGAGAGCCGGGACAGGGTGCGGGCCGCGGTGGTCAACTCCGGTGGCGAATGGCCGCAGAAGAAGCTCACGGTCGGTCTCAGCCCGGCCTCGGTGCCCAAGGCCGGCAGCGGCTTCGACCTGGCCGTGGCCTGTGCGGTGCTCGGCGCCGCCGAGCGGATCGACCCCCGGGTGCTCGCCGACATCGTGATGATCGGGGAGCTCGGCCTGGACGGGCGGGTGCGCCCCGTCAGGGGCATCCTGCCGGCGGTGCTGGCCGCCGCCGACTCCGGGTACGAGCAGATGGTCGTGCCCGAGTGCGCCGCCGCCGAGGCCGCGCTGGTGCCCGGCGTCTCCGTCCTCGGTGTCCGAAGCCTGCGGCAGCTGATCGCGGTGCTGACCGACGAGCCGGTGCCCGAGGAGGACCCGGACGAGCAGGGGCGACCGGACCCGCTGCTGGCGGGCCTGCGCCTGCCCGGCACGGGCGCGGCCGCCGGAATGCACAGCGTGGGCGCCGCCCAGCAGGACCAGGGACACGACCTGGCTGACGTCGTCGGCCAGGTCTCGGCCCGTACGGCGGTCGAGGTCGCCGCGGCCGGGGCGCACCACCTGTTCCTCGAAGGACCGCCGGGAGCGGGCAAGACCATGCTCGCCGAGCGGCTGCCCGCCCTGCTGCCCCGCCTCGCCCGGGAGGAGTCCCTGGAGGTGACGGCGATCCACTCGGTGGCCGGACTCCTGCCGCCGGGCAGACCGCTGATCGACCTCGCCCCCTACTGCGCCCCGCACCACTCGGCCACGATGCAGGCTCTCGTCGGGGGCGGCCCGGGCGTCGCCAGGCCGGGGGCCGTGTCGCTGGCCCACCGGGGCGTGCTCTTTCTGGACGAGACCCCCGAGTTCAGCAGCCATGCGCTCGACGCCCTGCGCCAGCCGCTGGAGGCGGGCCATGTGGTGATCGCCCGCAGCGCCGGGGTGGTGCGGTACCCGGCGAAGTTCCTGATGGTGCTCGCGGCCAACCCCTGCCCCTGCGGACGGTTCTCGCTGCGGGACACCCTGTGCGAGTGCCCGCCCTCGGCGGTCCGCCGCTACCAGGCCAGACTGTCCGGGCCGCTGCTCGACCGGGTCGACCTGCGGGTCGAGGTCGACCCGGTCACCCGCTCCGAACTCACCCGGCGCGAGGCCGGGGGCGAGGCCACGGCGGCGGTGGCCGACCGGGTGCGGGCCGCCAGGGAACGCGCGGCGGCCCGGCTCGCGGACACGCCGTGGCGCACCAACAGCGAAGTGCCCGGCCGCGAGCTGCGCAGCCGCTGGCAGGCGGCGGCCGGCGCCATGGACGAGGCCGAGCGCGGTCTGGAGCGGGGCGTCCTCACCGTGCGCGGACTCGACCGTGTCCTGCGGGTCGCCTGGACGGTCGCGGACCTCGCCGGCCACGACCGGCCCGGCGCGTCGGACGTCGCCCTGGCGCTGCAACTGCGCACCGGAGTGCCCCGGGGAGTGCCCATGGCCATCGGGGCGCCGACGTGA